One genomic region from Thermoleptolyngbya sichuanensis A183 encodes:
- the moaA gene encoding GTP 3',8-cyclase MoaA, translating into MTLDRFGRNINYLRISLTDRCNLRCVYCMPVNMTFRPRAELLQDAELYQLLPIFAKLLGFNKFRLTGGEPTLRENIVEIVRFIADLPDAPEVAMTTNGVLLGQLAAPLAAAGLRRVNISIDTLNPEKFQQITRWGKLDDVWRGMQAAADAGLRVKLNAVVVRGFNDQQDVVDLARLTYEFPWQVRFIEMMPFGEVSDFQQQNTVSEDELLGVIGQHLQPPDLLNQGELDGEARLYQLPGALGTLGFISSVTKPFCAGCNRARLTADGRLRLCLLREKELDLLTPLRRGASVDDLKALIEKSIWWKPWGHGLADQDVPMNRVMSEIGG; encoded by the coding sequence ATGACGCTGGATCGCTTTGGTCGCAACATCAACTACCTCCGCATCTCCCTCACCGATCGGTGCAATCTGCGCTGCGTTTACTGTATGCCCGTCAATATGACGTTTCGCCCACGGGCAGAACTGCTGCAAGACGCAGAGCTATATCAACTGCTGCCGATTTTTGCCAAGCTGCTGGGCTTCAACAAGTTTCGGCTGACGGGCGGCGAACCCACCCTGCGAGAAAATATCGTCGAAATCGTCCGCTTTATCGCCGACCTACCCGATGCGCCAGAGGTCGCCATGACCACCAACGGCGTGCTGCTGGGGCAACTGGCTGCGCCCCTGGCTGCGGCCGGGCTGCGCCGCGTCAACATCAGCATTGACACGCTCAATCCAGAGAAATTTCAGCAGATTACGCGCTGGGGAAAGCTGGACGACGTATGGCGCGGAATGCAGGCGGCGGCCGATGCGGGGCTGCGGGTGAAGCTGAATGCCGTTGTGGTGCGCGGCTTTAACGATCAGCAGGACGTGGTAGACCTAGCGCGGCTGACCTACGAATTTCCCTGGCAGGTGCGGTTTATCGAGATGATGCCCTTTGGGGAAGTGTCGGATTTTCAGCAGCAAAACACAGTCAGCGAGGACGAGTTGCTGGGCGTGATCGGGCAACACCTGCAACCGCCAGACCTGCTGAACCAAGGAGAACTGGATGGCGAGGCACGGCTCTATCAACTGCCCGGAGCGCTGGGCACGCTGGGGTTTATTAGCTCCGTGACGAAGCCGTTTTGTGCAGGCTGCAATCGGGCGCGGCTGACGGCAGACGGGCGGCTGCGGCTCTGCCTGCTGCGGGAAAAGGAACTGGACTTGCTGACCCCGCTGCGCCGGGGAGCCAGCGTGGATGACCTAAAGGCGTTGATTGAAAAGAGCATCTGGTGGAAGCCGTGGGGCCACGGGCTGGCAGATCAGGACGTGCCGATGAATCGGGTGATGTCGGAGATTGGGGGCTAG
- a CDS encoding HEAT repeat domain-containing protein has product MSQSAILTWSFMRCSAVLLLTVISSVGLAADLRGVSASLPWGSVAAARSGVEKAQADQAIREAIPVGIAPAFSLAQSSQPADPSSTPSPSPPELLGLGSRGAAVQELQTTLNRLGYYYGAINGEFGKETQTALLTFQKESGLVATGELDDPTRARLRQARVELLGDEAPLFGGTDVPAGEIGPDEAGVEPSELPVGESGEVAEAPPSELAESGPETGESADWIGWAGLLVGLAIAIGVIYSQLRQSRLGTLETDGGPVLDGAGGSGVGVPLEPPLNPGWSRAAAESAAPSNLATGQAATGHAAIGNGDAPPQAPPATSEVVTRVTRAEPSPQPDPKPNMLWETVGPIATTSSSQALIPTPARSPQSVDSLAHAAPDSNPETSLETVLTETTRLQRISIVDKLLEELHSPDPATRRKAIWELGQAGDSRAVQPLVDLLVDADSQQCSLILATLSEIALRTLKPMKQALLTSLRDSNADVRKNAIRDVTRMYDVVMQMSDLLSHAANDPDPEVQATARWAIAQLSRGRSRSDLNGSTGTQTD; this is encoded by the coding sequence GTGTCTCAGTCTGCAATCTTGACCTGGAGTTTCATGCGCTGCTCTGCGGTTCTGCTGCTGACTGTGATTTCTTCTGTGGGACTCGCCGCCGATTTGCGAGGGGTTTCTGCTAGCTTGCCTTGGGGTTCTGTTGCAGCAGCCCGCTCTGGTGTGGAAAAGGCGCAGGCTGACCAAGCGATTCGCGAAGCGATCCCTGTGGGAATCGCCCCTGCATTTTCCCTTGCCCAATCCAGCCAACCTGCCGACCCCTCTAGCACTCCTTCGCCCTCGCCGCCAGAGCTACTGGGCTTGGGCAGCCGAGGTGCGGCAGTGCAGGAGTTGCAAACCACGCTCAATCGGCTGGGCTATTACTATGGCGCAATCAATGGCGAGTTTGGCAAAGAAACGCAGACTGCGCTGCTGACCTTTCAGAAAGAATCGGGGCTGGTGGCGACGGGCGAACTAGACGACCCCACCCGCGCCAGACTGCGGCAGGCCCGAGTGGAACTGTTGGGTGATGAAGCGCCGCTGTTTGGTGGGACAGACGTGCCTGCTGGTGAAATAGGCCCAGATGAGGCGGGTGTGGAACCGTCAGAGTTGCCAGTGGGTGAGTCTGGCGAAGTTGCTGAAGCGCCGCCGAGTGAGCTAGCAGAATCGGGGCCAGAGACGGGCGAATCCGCAGACTGGATTGGCTGGGCAGGACTGCTGGTGGGGCTGGCGATCGCCATTGGGGTCATCTACAGCCAGTTGCGCCAGAGTCGGCTGGGGACGCTGGAAACAGACGGCGGGCCTGTGCTCGACGGGGCCGGCGGCTCAGGGGTAGGCGTGCCGTTAGAGCCGCCGCTCAATCCAGGCTGGTCGCGGGCAGCGGCAGAGTCGGCCGCCCCAAGCAACCTCGCCACAGGTCAGGCCGCTACGGGTCATGCCGCCATAGGGAATGGCGATGCACCGCCACAGGCTCCACCTGCGACTTCTGAGGTCGTGACCCGCGTGACCCGCGCTGAACCCTCCCCACAGCCTGATCCAAAGCCCAATATGCTGTGGGAAACGGTGGGCCCGATTGCGACGACCAGTTCCTCCCAGGCGTTGATTCCTACGCCAGCGCGATCGCCCCAGTCTGTGGATTCTCTAGCCCACGCCGCACCCGACTCAAATCCTGAAACCTCCCTAGAAACCGTCCTCACAGAAACCACCCGGCTCCAGCGCATCAGTATTGTGGATAAGCTGCTGGAGGAACTGCACAGCCCCGACCCGGCGACTCGCCGCAAGGCCATTTGGGAACTGGGTCAGGCGGGCGATTCGCGGGCAGTGCAGCCGCTAGTCGATCTGCTGGTAGATGCCGATTCGCAGCAGTGCAGCCTGATTTTGGCAACGCTGTCGGAGATTGCCCTGCGGACGCTCAAGCCGATGAAACAAGCCCTGCTCACCTCCCTGCGCGACAGCAATGCCGATGTTCGCAAAAACGCGATTCGAGACGTGACGCGCATGTATGACGTGGTAATGCAGATGAGCGACCTGCTCAGCCATGCCGCGAACGACCCCGACCCAGAGGTGCAGGCGACAGCGCGTTGGGCGATCGCCCAGTTGTCGCGGGGGCGATCGCGCTCAGACTTGAACGGCAGCACAGGCACTCAAACAGACTAG
- a CDS encoding low-complexity tail membrane protein, with protein MRSFWSDPYLWVHLAGLAAVPLLVEVCLVGLAVGDPWLPVWLEVLLVAVVGIAPVLWMQWKRPFCIFSLTPLALRPDALSDDRRRMLHLFKGTEVQALAGSAAIALFLLLWQLFRFAPVATEAAATLPQNRALGLLIAAIAFLLCNLFVQVPLSVIRALLSSDAAIAQFAPYTPDEVAKSFTIPGFRVKQIVPDLVAAAPRVPPAIKRDSRSNPYGNRPQPPSAAPLVVDEALNESPWDESEPSGSQPLAPELTPDSGTPDLAIPEPATPEPATPEPATPEPSLETSTTLPEPFSEAFQAENPPEREDSPECFQPTSVVSEAISDAQASSAPLSDAAAVVSETIVSEVRVSAKPPDGAAAPSDADEGMAEIDAMAGAIAQAADLIAQAPEPPPAEATILDTETLNPGLDLGDDFGGGVAAGLDALDSLDASDSTPELPEHRELIDASATELTPELTRDSAEPQTLEIVDASALLANQSIEKTEETTEGAIAHEQNSLASDPLSADTPSVDVEALVAEALEAVDAELLRELPDPLTDVSLTDDAASEFESPERPPAENP; from the coding sequence ATGCGATCCTTCTGGTCTGATCCATATCTCTGGGTTCATCTTGCAGGTCTGGCGGCAGTGCCCCTGCTGGTGGAGGTGTGCCTGGTGGGATTGGCGGTGGGTGATCCGTGGCTGCCCGTGTGGCTGGAGGTGTTGCTGGTAGCGGTGGTGGGCATTGCGCCCGTGCTGTGGATGCAGTGGAAGCGACCGTTTTGCATTTTTAGCCTGACCCCGCTGGCGCTGCGCCCCGATGCGCTGTCGGACGATCGGCGACGGATGCTGCATTTGTTTAAGGGAACCGAAGTGCAGGCGTTGGCGGGGTCGGCAGCGATCGCCCTGTTTCTCTTGCTCTGGCAACTGTTTCGCTTTGCGCCCGTGGCGACGGAAGCCGCCGCAACCCTGCCCCAAAACCGGGCGCTGGGCCTGCTCATTGCAGCCATCGCGTTTTTGCTGTGCAACCTGTTTGTGCAAGTGCCGCTGAGCGTGATTCGGGCGCTGCTGTCGAGCGATGCGGCGATCGCCCAGTTTGCACCCTATACGCCGGACGAAGTGGCGAAATCCTTCACGATTCCCGGCTTTCGGGTTAAGCAAATTGTGCCCGATTTGGTCGCCGCTGCGCCCCGCGTTCCGCCTGCAATCAAGCGCGATTCGCGAAGCAATCCCTACGGGAATCGCCCCCAGCCGCCCTCCGCTGCACCGTTGGTGGTTGACGAAGCGCTGAACGAGTCGCCCTGGGACGAATCTGAGCCTTCAGGGTCGCAGCCTCTCGCGCCGGAACTGACCCCAGACTCTGGCACTCCCGACCTTGCAATCCCGGAACCTGCAACCCCAGAACCTGCAACCCCAGAACCTGCAACCCCAGAACCGTCGCTGGAAACTTCCACCACTCTGCCTGAGCCGTTTTCTGAAGCGTTCCAAGCAGAGAACCCGCCTGAGAGAGAGGACTCGCCTGAGTGCTTCCAGCCCACGAGTGTTGTTTCGGAAGCCATTTCAGACGCACAAGCTTCGTCCGCACCCCTGTCAGATGCCGCAGCCGTGGTTTCAGAGACGATCGTTTCAGAAGTGCGGGTTTCCGCAAAGCCGCCAGACGGGGCCGCAGCGCCTTCAGACGCAGACGAGGGCATGGCAGAGATAGACGCGATGGCGGGGGCGATTGCCCAGGCAGCAGACCTGATTGCCCAGGCTCCCGAACCCCCCCCAGCAGAAGCCACGATTCTGGACACCGAAACTCTCAACCCTGGCCTGGATCTTGGAGACGATTTTGGGGGCGGTGTCGCTGCTGGGCTAGACGCTCTGGATTCCCTAGACGCGTCGGATTCCACCCCAGAACTCCCAGAACACCGAGAACTTATTGATGCCAGCGCGACAGAATTAACCCCAGAATTGACCCGCGACTCCGCAGAACCCCAAACCCTGGAAATTGTCGATGCCAGCGCTCTGTTGGCAAATCAGTCGATAGAGAAAACAGAGGAAACCACTGAGGGGGCGATCGCCCATGAGCAAAATTCCCTGGCCTCAGACCCCCTCTCCGCAGACACACCCAGCGTGGACGTAGAAGCGCTAGTCGCAGAGGCCCTGGAAGCGGTAGATGCCGAGCTGTTGCGTGAGCTACCCGATCCGCTGACCGATGTCAGCCTGACCGACGATGCAGCGTCCGAATTTGAGTCGCCAGAGCGCCCCCCCGCCGAGAACCCGTAA
- the glsA gene encoding glutaminase A, with translation MVNIGDLKSLANSIQAVASPFRAYLSDLHAKYKPLNTGKVADYIPELTQARPEWFGICVVTTDGRVFDVGDCDQVFTIQSISKAFVYGLALEDHGREYVNSKVSVEPTGEAFNAIVLDEKTNRPYNPMVNAGAIATTDLIKGDSATDRLKRILDMFLRYTGRKEIDINVPVFLSEKATGHRNRAISYLMLNFGMVTDRIDETLDLYFQQCSILISARDLAMMSATLANGGVNPITGDRAIDEHYVQDVISVMLTCGMYDYSGEWAYRVGMPAKSGVGGGITAVVPGKLGIGTFSPLLDEKGNSVRGIKACEDLSRDFGLHLFNVAKAERDLYDWIESRDVPDGW, from the coding sequence ATGGTGAATATCGGAGACTTGAAATCGCTAGCAAACTCGATTCAGGCTGTGGCATCGCCATTTCGGGCTTATCTGAGCGATTTGCACGCAAAATACAAGCCTCTCAACACCGGAAAGGTTGCAGACTATATTCCAGAACTGACCCAGGCTAGACCGGAGTGGTTTGGCATCTGTGTCGTCACAACGGACGGGCGCGTGTTTGATGTGGGCGACTGCGATCAGGTGTTTACGATTCAGTCCATCTCCAAGGCGTTTGTCTATGGTCTGGCGCTGGAAGATCACGGCCGGGAGTATGTCAACAGCAAGGTAAGCGTGGAGCCGACGGGTGAGGCGTTTAATGCGATTGTGCTGGACGAAAAGACGAATCGCCCCTATAACCCGATGGTGAATGCGGGGGCGATCGCCACCACTGACCTGATCAAGGGAGACAGCGCCACCGATCGGCTCAAGCGAATTCTGGATATGTTCCTGCGCTACACCGGACGCAAAGAAATCGACATCAACGTGCCCGTGTTTCTGTCTGAAAAAGCAACCGGACACCGCAATCGGGCGATTTCCTACCTGATGCTGAACTTTGGCATGGTGACCGATCGCATTGATGAAACGCTCGATCTGTACTTTCAGCAGTGTTCCATCTTGATCAGCGCCCGCGACCTGGCGATGATGTCGGCTACGCTGGCCAACGGGGGCGTGAACCCAATCACGGGCGATCGCGCGATCGATGAGCATTATGTGCAGGACGTGATTAGCGTCATGCTGACCTGCGGCATGTACGACTATTCCGGCGAGTGGGCCTATCGCGTGGGGATGCCTGCCAAGAGCGGGGTCGGCGGTGGCATCACTGCGGTCGTGCCCGGAAAGCTGGGCATCGGCACTTTTTCGCCCCTGCTCGACGAGAAGGGCAACAGCGTCCGGGGTATCAAAGCCTGCGAAGACCTGTCCCGCGACTTTGGGCTGCACTTATTTAACGTCGCCAAGGCAGAGCGCGATCTCTACGACTGGATCGAGAGCCGCGACGTGCCAGACGGCTGGTAA
- a CDS encoding YqiA/YcfP family alpha/beta fold hydrolase, with protein MVFYCYLHGFASSPNSAKARDLGDRFRAAGLSLVIPDLNQNDFAHLTLSRQIAQVEALLPPPPEPVVLIGSSLGGLTAAWLGDLQSDPCGNRHPQVQKLVLLAPAFGFLDHWLPRLGTEQVAQWQETGFLSVYHYGDQAMRPLHYGFVSDAVMYDHSTLKRPVPTLILHGIRDDVIPVQSSRDYAATRPWVTLLELDSDHALTDQQDAIWQAVQTFCEIDLELS; from the coding sequence ATGGTGTTCTACTGCTACTTACATGGGTTTGCGTCGAGTCCTAATTCTGCCAAGGCGCGGGATTTGGGCGATCGCTTTCGGGCGGCTGGGCTGTCTCTAGTCATCCCCGATTTGAACCAAAATGACTTTGCCCACCTGACGCTCAGTCGTCAAATTGCCCAGGTCGAAGCGCTACTGCCGCCCCCGCCGGAGCCTGTGGTGCTGATTGGGTCGAGCCTTGGCGGGCTAACGGCGGCCTGGCTGGGCGATTTGCAAAGCGATCCCTGCGGGAATCGCCATCCCCAGGTGCAAAAACTGGTGCTGCTGGCTCCGGCATTTGGGTTTCTCGATCACTGGCTGCCTCGCCTAGGGACGGAGCAGGTAGCGCAGTGGCAAGAGACAGGCTTTCTGTCGGTTTATCATTATGGCGATCAGGCAATGCGGCCGCTGCATTATGGATTTGTCTCGGATGCAGTGATGTATGATCACTCCACGCTGAAGCGGCCAGTGCCCACGCTGATTTTGCACGGGATACGGGATGACGTAATTCCAGTCCAGTCCAGCCGAGATTACGCCGCAACTCGCCCCTGGGTTACGCTACTGGAACTGGATAGTGACCATGCGCTGACCGACCAACAGGATGCCATTTGGCAGGCCGTCCAAACATTCTGTGAAATTGATTTAGAACTAAGCTAG
- a CDS encoding MinD/ParA family ATP-binding protein, translating to MPKVVSIHSYRGGTGKSNFTANLAAALAMQGNRVGVVDTDVPSPGIHNIFSLEPDAMTETLNSYLWGEAPIEEAAYDVSANAGLSGDGKVLLVPSSVKADDIARILKEGYDVKLLNDGFRSLVKNLQLDYLFIDTHPGLSKETFLSIAISHVLILLLRPDKQDYQGTAVAVDVARQLRVRKMLLAINKVHSRLNFEALKQKIEETYDAPVAGIFPLSEDVVQLASEGVFCMKFPEHPVSQEFQRLAQQIQDTD from the coding sequence ATGCCTAAAGTCGTCTCGATCCACTCCTATCGGGGTGGCACTGGCAAATCTAATTTCACGGCAAACCTGGCAGCCGCGCTGGCGATGCAGGGAAACCGGGTGGGCGTGGTAGATACCGACGTACCCTCTCCGGGCATTCACAACATCTTCAGCCTGGAACCCGATGCCATGACCGAGACGCTTAACAGCTATCTCTGGGGAGAAGCGCCGATTGAGGAAGCCGCCTACGACGTGAGCGCCAATGCAGGCCTGTCTGGCGACGGAAAGGTGCTGCTGGTGCCCTCCAGCGTCAAAGCAGACGACATTGCCCGCATCCTTAAGGAAGGCTACGACGTAAAGCTGCTCAACGACGGTTTCCGCAGCCTGGTCAAAAACCTCCAGCTTGACTACCTGTTCATCGATACGCATCCGGGGCTATCGAAGGAAACCTTTTTGTCGATCGCCATTTCCCATGTGCTGATCCTGCTGCTGCGCCCCGACAAACAAGACTATCAGGGAACGGCGGTGGCGGTGGACGTGGCCCGACAGTTGCGCGTCCGCAAGATGCTGCTGGCCATCAACAAGGTACATAGCCGCCTCAACTTTGAAGCGCTGAAGCAGAAGATCGAAGAAACCTACGATGCTCCGGTGGCGGGCATCTTTCCGCTGTCTGAAGATGTGGTGCAGCTTGCTAGCGAGGGCGTGTTTTGCATGAAGTTTCCAGAGCATCCGGTGAGCCAAGAGTTTCAGCGATTGGCACAGCAGATCCAGGATACGGATTAG